The following proteins are encoded in a genomic region of Nicotiana sylvestris chromosome 4, ASM39365v2, whole genome shotgun sequence:
- the LOC138889571 gene encoding uncharacterized protein: protein MYFDGAAHCEGVGAGVVFVTSQGEVLPYSFTLTQHCTNNVAEYQALILGLEVDVDIRQLQLHIFGDSKLVINQLLGSYEVKKPELRPYYDYAQKLIGWLGNVTLQDLLRKENKKADALAALASTLTLPDQTQITICQKRIVSLDENDDEESKLERLVVVAEAVKVDWRQTMINYLWYGILPEDPRRKTEIRRRAPRFLYYKDTLYRRSFEGVLLRCLGEDEATQAMQEAHSGVCGSHQSRLKLHFHIKRMDYY from the coding sequence ATGTATTTTGATGGTGCCGCACATTGTGAAGGAGTTGGTGCAGGTGTTGTGTTTGTCACTTCTCAAGGAGAAGTCTTGCCATATTCCTTCACCTTAACACAACATTGCACCAACAACGTTGCAGAATATCAAGCGCTCATACTTGGGCTTGAGGTGGACGTTGATATAAGACAACTACAATTACATATTTTTGGAGACTCAAAGTTAGTGATCAATCAATTGCTAGGTAGCTACGAGGTAAAAAAGCCAGAATTGCGTCCTTATTATGATTATGCACAGAAATTGATTGGATGGCTTGGCAATGTAACTCTTCAGGATCTGCTAAGGAAGGAAAATAAGAAAGCTGACGCCTTAGCCGCTCTAGCTTCGACATTGACTCTGCCCGACCAGACACAAATCACTATCTGCCAAAAACGGATAGTGTCGCTAGATGAGAACGATGATGAAGAAAGCAAGCTCGAGCGTTTGGTAGTCGTCGCTGAAGCTGTGAAAGTTGATTGGCGACAAACCATGATCAACTATTTATGGTACGGGATACTTCCAGAAGATCCAAGAAGAAAGACCGAAATTCGTCGGCGTGcccctcgcttcctttactacaaagacACTTTGTATCGAAGATCATTTGAGGGAGTTCTCTTGCGTTGTTTAGGGGAAGATGAAGCAACTCAAGCTATGCAAGAGGCACACTCTGGAGTTTGTGGATCACATCAATCCAGGCTGAAGCTTCACTTCCACATTAAGAGGATGGATTACTACTAG
- the LOC104229074 gene encoding ARF guanine-nucleotide exchange factor GNOM-like has product MGRLRLQSSIKAIEEEPEDCETISSIKTDIACVVNSEVSAVLAVMRRNARWGGRYVSGDDQLEHSLIQSLKTLRKQIFSWQHQWQSVSPALYLQPFLDVIRSDETGAPITGVALSSVFKILSLDILDCNTANVENAMHSVVDAVTSCRFEVTDPASEEVVLMKILQVLLACMRSKASVVLSNQHVCTIVNTCFRVVHQAGSKSELLQQIARHTMHELVRCIFSHLPDVDNTQHSIVRRGSSTQNTVVGLDNEYSFNSKSENGTGTSEYDSQPPSGAFSSSASTVVLNGVIDEGMIMSDNGKDNVPNDLHLMTEPYGVPCMVEIFHFLCSLLNVVEHIGMGPRANTTAFDEDVPLFALCLINSAVELGGSAIRSHPRLLSLVQDELFQNLMVFGLSTSPVILSTVCGIVLNLYQHLRNELKLQLEAFLSCVVLRLAQSRYGASYQQQEVAMEALVDFCRQKSFMVEMYANLDCDITCTNVFEELANLLSKSAFPVNSPLSAMNILALDGLIAVIQGMAERISNGCSSQQIPINLEEYAPFWMVKCESYSDPDHWVPFVRRRKYIKRRLMIGADHFNRDPKKGLEFLQGTHLLPEKLDPQSVACFFRFTAGLDKNLVGDFLGNHDEFCIQVLHEFAGTFDFEDMNLDIALRLFLETFRLPGESQKIQRVLEAFSERYYEQSPQILANKDAAMVLSYSVIMLNTDQHNVQVKKKMTEEDFIRNNRNINGGNDLPREYLSELYHSICNNEIRTTPEQGAGFAEMNPSRWIDLMHKSKRTSPYIVCDLRAYLDHDMFATMSGPTIAAISVVFDHAEHEDVYQTCIDGFLAVAKISACHHLEDVLDDLVVSLCKFTTLLNPSLVEEPVLAFGDDAKARMATVTVFTIANKYGNFIRTGWRNILDCVLRLHKLGLLPARVASDAADESEAPSDTGQGKPLPNSLSSTHMQSIGTPRRSSGLMGRFSQLLSLDTEEPRSQPTEQQLAAHHSTLQTIQKCHIDNIFTESKFLLADSLLQLARALIWVAGRPQKGSSSPEDEDTAVFCLELLIAITLNNRDRIRLLWQGVYEHIANIVHSTVMPCALIEKAVFGLLRICLRLLPYKENLADELLRSLQLVLKLDARVADAYCEQITQEVSRLVKANATHIRSQMGWRTITLLLSITARHPEASEAGFDALVFIMSDGAHLSPANYVLCLDAARNFAESRVGPADRPARAVDLMAGSVACLARWSKDTREALAETEAVKLSHDIGEMWLRLVQGLRKVSLDQREVRNHALSSLQMCLTGEHEIYFPHGLWLQCFDMVLFTMLDDLIELASQKDYRNMEETLVLALKLLTKLFHQLFHELSQLTTFCKLWLGVLNRMEKCMKVKVRGKKSEKLQELVPELLKNTLSVMKSKGVLVKRSALGGDSLWELTWLHVNNIVPSLQSEVFPDIDSENLQPDPVSVETDPNE; this is encoded by the exons ATGGGGCGTTTAAGGCTACAATCTAGTATCAAGGCAATTGAAGAGGAGCCAGAAGATTGCGAGACCATCTCTTCCATTAAAACTGATATAGCTTGTGTGGTTAACTCTGAAGTGAGTGCTGTTTTAGCAGTCATGAGAAGAAATGCGAGGTGGGGTGGTCGTTATGTATCTGGGGATGATCAACTAGAGCACTCACTCATCCAGTCTCTGAAGACTTTACGTAAACAGATATTCTCATGGCAGCATCAGTGGCAATCCGTCAGTCCAGCCTTATATCTCCAGCCATTTCTGGATGTTATTCGATCTGATGAAACTGGGGCACCTATCACTGGTGTTGCATTGTCTTCTGTCTTCAAAATTTTGAGTCTTGATATTCTTGATTGTAATACTGCCAACGTTGAAAATGCCATGCACTCTGTAGTGGATGCTGTGACCAGTTGCAGATTCGAGGTAACTGATCCTGCGTCAGAAGAAGTTGTATTGATGAAGATACTTCAAGTACTTTTGGCATGCATGAGAAGTAAAGCATCAGTTGTGTTAAGTAATCAGCATGTTTGCACCATAGTCAATACGTGCTTTAGAGTAGTTCATCAAGCTGGAAGCAAGAGTGAGCTCTTACAGCAGATAGCACGTCACACCATGCATGAACTTGTGAGATGTATCTTTTCACACCTTCCGGATGTCGACAACACTCAACACTCTATAGTTAGACGAGGCAGTTCCACCCAAAATACG GTTGTGGGCCTTGACAATGAGTACAGTTTCAATAGCAAGTCAGAGAATGGCACTGGTACTTCTGAATATGATAGCCAGCCACCTTCTGGAGCTTTTTCTTCTTCTGCCTCTACAGTTGTGCTTAATGGTGTCATAGATGAAGGCATGATCATGAGTGATAACGGGAAGGATAATGTTCCTAATGATTTACATCTAATGACTGAACCATATGGAGTTCCATGCATGGTTGAGATATTTCACTTCTTGTGTTCCTTGTTAAATGTTGTCGAACATATAGGGATGGGTCCCAGAGCAAATACAACAGCTTTTGATGAAGATGTTCCACTTTTTGCCCTTTGTTTGATCAACTCAGCCGTTGAACTGGGTGGCTCTGCTATACGCAGTCACCCTAGATTGTTGAGTTTGGTTCAGGATGAATTATTCCAAAATCTGATGGTATTTGGCCTGTCAACGAGTCCAGTGATTCTTTCAACTGTCTGCGGCATTGTTCTAAATCTGTATCAGCATTTGCGAAATGAACTAAAGCTACAACTTGAGGCCTTCTTGTCATGTGTTGTCTTGAGACTTGCACAAAGTCGTTATGGGGCTTCATACCAGCAGCAGGAAGTAGCTATGGAGGCTCTCGTTGACTTTTGCAGGCAGAAGTCCTTCATGGTAGAAATGTATGCAAATTTGGATTGTGATATCACCTGCACCAATGTTtttgaagaacttgcaaattTATTGTCAAAGAGTGCATTCCCCGTGAACTCTCCGTTGTCTGCCATGAACATTCTTGCTTTGGATGGTCTGATTGCTGTAATTCAGGGAATGGCTGAGAGGATAAGCAATGGATGTAGTTCGCAACAAATTCCGATAAATCTTGAGGAGTATGCTCCATTCTGGATGGTTAAGTGTGAGAGCTATAGTGATCCCGATCATTGGGTACCGTTTGTACGTAGGAGGAAGTACATAAAAAGAAGGTTAATGATTGGGGCTGATCATTTCAATAGAGACCCAAAGAAAGGACTAGAGTTTCTCCAAGGAACACATCTGTTGCCAGAGAAACTTGATCCCCAGAGTGTGGCTTGCTTTTTCAGGTTTACAGCTGGTCTAGATAAGAATCTTGTGGGGGACTTTCTCGGAAATCATGATGAATTTTGCATTCAAGTTCTTCATGAGTTTGCTGGAAcatttgattttgaagacatgAACCTGGATATTGCATTGCGGCTATTTTTGGAAACTTTTCGACTGCCTGGGGAATCTCAAAAAATACAAAGGGTACTTGAGGCGTTTTCAGAGAGATATTATGAGCAATCTCCACAGATTTTAGCTAATAAAGATGCTGCTATGGTGTTGTCATATTCAGTTATAATGCTCAATACTGACCAGCATAATGTTcaggtgaagaagaagatgacagAGGAAGATTTCATTCGAAATAATCGGAACATTAATGGAGGTAATGATCTCCCTCGTGAATATCTATCTGAATTATATCATTCTATATGCAACAATGAGATCCGCACAACACCAGAACAAGGTGCTGGTTTTGCTGAAATGAACCCAAGCCGTTGGATTGACTTGATGCACAAATCCAAGAGAACTTCTCCATATATTGTGTGTGATTTGAGAGCCTATCTTGATCATGATATGTTTGCCACAATGTCTGGTCCAACTATTGCTGCTATCTCTGTGGTATTTGATCATGCTGAACATGAGGATGTCTACCAAACATGTATTGATGGTTTCTTGGCTGTTGCAAAGATTTCAGCTTGCCATCATCTTGAAGATGTTTTGGATGATCTGGTAGTATCTCTATGTAAGTTCACAACTCTCTTGAATCCTTCATTGGTTGAGGAACCTGTTTTAGCCTTTGGCGATGATGCAAAAGCAAGGATGGCAACTGTTACAGTTTTCACTATTGCAAACAAATACGGTAATTTCATCCGTACTGGCTGGAGAAATATCTTGGATTGCGTCTTGAGATTGCATAAGCTTGGCCTTCTTCCTGCTCGTGTAGCAAGTGATGCGGCTGATGAATCAGAGGCACCTTCTGATACAGGACAAGGGAAGCCCCTACCTAATTCGTTATCTTCCACTCATATGCAATCTATAGGTACTCCTAGAAGATCTTCAGGACTTATGGGGCGATTTAGTCAGCTCCTATCTTTAGATACTGAAGAGCCAAGGTCTCAACCTACTGAACAACAACTCGCTGCTCACCATAGCACACTGCAGACAATTCAGAAGTGTCACATTGATAATATCTTTACAGAAAGTAAGTTTCTTCTAGCTGATTCTTTGCTACAGTTGGCACGGGCACTCATATGGGTTGCAGGGAGACCTCAGAAGGGTAGTAGTTCTCCTGAAGATGAAGACACGGCAGTGTTCTGCTTGGAACTGCTGATTGCAATTACCTTGAACAACAGAGATAGAATAAGACTTCTTTGGCAGGGAGTTTATGAGCATATTGCTAATATTGTCCACTCAACAGTAATGCCTTGTGCTTTGATTGAGAAAGCTGTTTTTGGACTCCTCCGCATCTGCCTGAGGTTGCTTCCCTATAAAGAGAACTTAGCTGATGAACTTTTAAGATCACTACAACTTGTTCTCAAGCTTGACGCCCGTGTTGCTGATGCATACTGTGAGCAGATTACACAGGAAGTCAGTCGTCTGGTAAAAGCAAATGCCACGCACATTCGTTCTCAAATGGGATGGAGAACTATTACTCTTTTACTTTCCATAACAGCAAGACATCCAGAAGCTTCTGAAGCAGGATTTGATGCCCTGGTTTTCATTATGTCTGATGGAGCCCATTTGTCTCCAGCTAATTATGTTCTTTGCCTCGATGCAGCTAGAAATTTTGCAGAGTCTCGTGTTGGACCTGCTGATAGACCTGCTCGGGCAGTGGATCTTATGGCAGGTTCAGTGGCTTGTTTAGCACGCTGGTCCAAAGATACTAGGGAAGCTCTGGCAGAGACCGAAGCTGTGAAGTTGTCCCATGATATTGGGGAGATGTGGCTGAGGCTTGTACAGGGGCTGAGGAAAGTTAGTTTGGATCAGAGAGAAGTTAGGAATCATGCTCTTTCATCCCTACAAATGTGCTTGACGGGAGAGCATGAAATTTACTTTCCACATGGTCTCTGGTTGCAGTGCTTTGATATGGTCCTTTTTACAATGTTGGATGACTTGATTGAGCTCGCATCACAAAAAGACTACCGGAACATGGAAGAGACACTTGTTCTTGCCTTAAAGCTCCTTACTAAATTGTTTCACCAGCTGTTTCATGAGCTATCTCAATTGACCACATTCTGTAAACTGTGGTTGGGCGTCCTCAACAGGATGGAAAAATGTATGAAGGTGAAAGTTAGAGGTAAAAAAAGTGAAAAGCTTCAGGAACTAGTCCCTGAACTCCTGAAGAACACCTTGTCTGTAATGAAGTCTAAGGGGGTACTTGTTAAGAGGAGCGCCCTTGGTGGAGATAGCTTATGGGAATTGACATGGTTGCATGTAAATAACATTGTTCCTTCTCTGCAATCTGAGGTTTTCCCTGATATTGATTCAGAAAATTTACAGCCTGATCCTGTGTCTGTTGAAACAGATCCAAATGAATAG